The DNA segment GATCTCCGTCGGCAGGATGCGGTGCCCGCGCCCGTGCCGCGGCAGGAACCACACCTGCCTGCCGGAAAGGATGCCGCCCACCAGAGCGTCCGACGGCTCGCCGAACGGCGTCTCCACCACCCGTTCCTCCGTCCTCTCGAAGCCGTCCAATTCGTAAAGCCCGCTGCCGCCGATGATCCCGATCGCTGGTTCCATGGACCGGTAGTTAGCCGCAGGAGGATTTTTTCAAAGCGGTTTTTGACTTGGCCGCCCGCCGTTGCTAAAACCTGTGCCCCCAAAGCGCTCGTAGCTCAGCTGGATAGAGCATCCGCCTTCTAAGCGGACGGTCACTGGTTCGAATCCAGTCGAGCGCGCTTTCATTTCATCCAACGAGCCTTCGGACCCTTCCGCTCATCCCGGACCGAGGCGATGAGGCAGATGGTCGAGACGATCCCGAACAGGGCCAGCGCGGTGCAGGTCGATCTCATGCGCTCCTTGTATTCCTCTTCTCCGACCGGGGTTCCTACCATTTCTTCATAGAAGATGACGCCCGGTCCCTCATGATGTTCGACTTCGTTGAACGACCAGGCGGACCAAACGAAAAGCCCCGCGCTGACAATGGCCCAAACGGCGTGACCCCAGTGCTTTCTGATACCCACTCCACAGCTTTGCCGCAGGACGCTTTCGTTGTCGATTTGTTCCCTGTCACAAAACGTCCTCACCCCCGACGGTTTCTGGCAGGAACCCCATAGGAAGAATGGAAGATCCCGCCAGAAACCTGATGCCGATGAGCAAGGCTGTTAGAAGCATGGCGTCAGACCGGGATGCACCCTTCTTCTGACCAACCCGGCGGAAGAATCCATGAATCCGCCGGACGGGGCTGCTCTCCGGGCGCGCTTCGCTGTCCGCAGGGTAGGGAACGGAGCGCGGACTTCAGTCCGCTTGGCCTTGCAAGGACGGGATTCCATGGGGCGGACTGAAGTCCGCGCTCCATTGAAGCAGGATGAAACTTTCTCCCTCCCGCAACGGTTATATCCGCACCACCATGCGAAAAACCCTCTTTCCGCTTCTCACGGCATTCGCCCTTCACGGCGTTGTTTCCGTTTCCGCCCAGGAACCCGCACCGGCGAAGCCCGCCGCCGTCGATCCGGATGCGCAGTACAAGCTCGGCCCGGAGTCGCAGCCGCAGCCGGGCGTGCCGGAGGGAAAGGTGATGGAGTTCACCATGGAAGGCTCGAAGAACTTTCCGGGCGTGAACCGGAAGTGGTTTCTCTACATCCCGGCGGGCTATGACGGCTCAAAGCCCTGCGCGCTGATGGTGTTCCAGGACGGCAGCGCCTTCGTCGGCCGCAAAGGCGGCTGGCGGGTGCCGGTGGTGCTGGACAACCTGATCCACAAGAATGACCTGCCGCTGATGGCGGCGATCTTCATCAACCCGGGTGACAAGCCGCTCGCTCCCGGCGAGGCTCCGCGCAAGCGTCCGGACGGACGTCCGGCACCGGCCTCCAACCGCTCGCTGGAATACAATTCGCTGGGGGACACCTACTCGAAATTCCTGCTGCAGGAGATCATGCCGCTGGCGGAGAAGCACGTGAAGATCACGGACGATCCGGCGGGGCGGGGGATCAGCGGTTCCTCCAGCGGTGCCATCTGCGCCTTCACCGTCGCATGGGAA comes from the Luteolibacter sp. SL250 genome and includes:
- a CDS encoding alpha/beta hydrolase-fold protein is translated as MRKTLFPLLTAFALHGVVSVSAQEPAPAKPAAVDPDAQYKLGPESQPQPGVPEGKVMEFTMEGSKNFPGVNRKWFLYIPAGYDGSKPCALMVFQDGSAFVGRKGGWRVPVVLDNLIHKNDLPLMAAIFINPGDKPLAPGEAPRKRPDGRPAPASNRSLEYNSLGDTYSKFLLQEIMPLAEKHVKITDDPAGRGISGSSSGAICAFTVAWERPDQFSKVMSFIGSYTNIRGGDKYPQIVRGTEKKPIRVFLQDGSNDIVNQFGSWPEANKAMDAALRGKGYDVKFVFGEGAHSSKHGASILPDTLRWLWRDYPK